The proteins below are encoded in one region of Brevundimonas fontaquae:
- a CDS encoding type I secretion system permease/ATPase, whose protein sequence is MQSPFKKTPATEPLHNALKRCRVHFAWSAGFSALVNLLYLAPTIYMMQVYDRVIPTSGLVTLALVTAIALFALATLAALDWLRSRIMIRAGLQLEEDLAPQILARTMAAGEPRNSGQVMREFDALKSTISGPAALAIFDAPWTPLYLACCFLLHPAIGVLTLLGGGLLIILAILNERETRPTLRQSALLSSQTYASQDALSTQNETIRALGMVRASIARHLRHRSSAVKLNAQAQFGGGRYSSSIKFLRLSLQSGSLGLAAFLAVRGEVSAGSIIAASVLLSRAVAPIETLVGAWPSIVQAQASWAALVSVFSSTADIDRSRTRLPAPTGNLRLDGVSVRFPGSEQLQLRSVTLKLDPGLTLGVVGPSGSGKTTLARVVAGALAPTAGVVRIDGADYSAWNPDHLAMHIGYLPQNPGLFAGSVKDNISRFECEKGLDQEDLDALAIAAARGAGAHDMILRLPAGYDTMLGSFGEGVSAGQAQRIALARALYRDPALLVLDEPNSSLDQEGEIALMRAIAGAAERGAAVIIVAHRAGVLARVDRLLTMKDGMVQLEGPREKVLSEMRAASMPAKGLAQ, encoded by the coding sequence TTGCAATCCCCGTTCAAGAAAACTCCCGCAACGGAGCCGCTTCACAATGCCCTGAAGCGGTGTCGCGTTCATTTTGCGTGGAGCGCAGGCTTCAGCGCGTTGGTGAACCTGCTTTATCTCGCTCCTACGATTTACATGATGCAGGTCTATGATCGAGTGATACCCACAAGCGGCCTGGTGACGCTCGCGCTTGTGACGGCAATAGCGCTCTTCGCGCTTGCGACGCTCGCGGCCTTGGATTGGCTACGCTCCCGGATAATGATTCGAGCTGGTCTTCAACTAGAGGAAGATTTGGCCCCGCAAATCCTCGCCCGTACCATGGCGGCAGGCGAGCCTCGCAATTCAGGCCAAGTAATGAGAGAGTTCGACGCTCTCAAATCCACCATTTCCGGCCCCGCTGCGCTCGCAATTTTCGATGCTCCGTGGACGCCATTATATCTGGCCTGCTGCTTCTTACTGCATCCAGCAATTGGCGTTCTCACACTACTGGGCGGCGGGCTTCTGATCATACTTGCGATTCTCAATGAGCGTGAAACCCGACCAACGCTCAGACAGTCGGCCTTGTTAAGTTCGCAGACCTATGCCTCTCAGGACGCACTCTCGACCCAGAACGAAACTATTCGTGCACTCGGCATGGTGCGCGCAAGTATAGCACGTCATTTACGCCACCGAAGTTCGGCAGTGAAGCTTAATGCCCAAGCGCAGTTTGGTGGCGGACGCTATTCAAGTTCGATCAAATTTCTTCGTCTTTCTCTCCAGTCCGGTTCGTTGGGCCTGGCAGCGTTTTTGGCAGTACGCGGGGAAGTCTCCGCCGGGTCCATCATCGCCGCATCCGTCTTGCTTAGCCGCGCGGTCGCCCCGATCGAAACACTTGTTGGCGCCTGGCCCAGCATCGTCCAAGCGCAAGCCAGTTGGGCGGCGCTTGTCAGCGTCTTTTCATCGACAGCTGATATTGACCGTTCACGAACACGCTTGCCTGCACCAACAGGAAATCTCAGACTTGATGGTGTCTCGGTTCGTTTTCCCGGCAGCGAACAGCTTCAGCTCAGGTCTGTTACACTGAAGCTAGATCCTGGACTTACGCTTGGCGTGGTTGGTCCAAGTGGAAGCGGAAAGACGACGCTTGCCAGAGTTGTCGCTGGCGCGCTCGCGCCAACAGCGGGCGTAGTTCGGATCGATGGTGCGGATTATAGCGCTTGGAACCCCGACCATCTCGCCATGCATATCGGATACCTACCCCAGAATCCGGGACTATTCGCAGGATCTGTTAAAGACAACATTTCTCGATTCGAATGTGAGAAGGGACTGGATCAAGAGGATCTGGACGCGCTGGCCATTGCAGCGGCCCGTGGGGCGGGTGCTCACGACATGATTCTTCGGCTGCCAGCGGGCTACGACACTATGCTTGGGAGCTTCGGCGAGGGCGTTTCAGCAGGGCAGGCGCAGAGAATCGCACTGGCACGAGCCCTTTATCGCGATCCCGCGCTTTTGGTGCTGGACGAACCTAATTCCAGCCTCGACCAAGAGGGAGAGATCGCACTCATGCGCGCCATCGCTGGAGCAGCAGAGAGAGGCGCGGCTGTTATAATCGTCGCACATCGCGCGGGCGTATTGGCCCGGGTCGATCGATTGCTCACCATGAAGGATGGGATGGTGCAGTTGGAAGGCCCCCGCGAGAAAGTGCTGTCCGAAATGCGAGCCGCTTCTATGCCGGCAAAAGGACTCGCTCAATGA
- a CDS encoding 2OG-Fe(II) oxygenase produces MNNNSLNEHLVVDMPRKAENQVNDVCLPGDPFPSIRAGYKTNLNYSLDAAAGRYLVVANLVNASEACFDDAVSAIKSHRAFFNDTDISFFGFLDAESTWRQKAQDSLPGIRWLFFSRDADVALHRIPPFCWILVDPTLRVLTRAPLQFHRSFLSSLALLPPPAMHGGSVIDPPVLIVPRIFEPDFCAELIRHYDSDGGQLSGFMREVAGRTVVQHDLNYKRRRDVIVGEGPLRDATRARISRRLAPQISRAFQFDATRIERYLIAAYDGDEGGWFRAHRDNTTKGTAHRKFAVSINLNADYDGGELRFPEYGNRTYRPPLGGGCVFSCSLLHEAISVRRGRRYAFLPFLYDEASAAIRKENAAFLGLKGLGDIEHF; encoded by the coding sequence ATGAATAATAACTCGCTAAATGAGCATCTAGTTGTGGATATGCCTCGGAAGGCTGAAAATCAGGTTAATGACGTGTGCCTTCCTGGTGATCCGTTCCCTTCAATTCGGGCAGGGTATAAGACAAACCTCAACTATTCATTGGATGCCGCCGCAGGGCGCTATCTCGTGGTTGCCAATCTCGTAAATGCTTCCGAAGCTTGCTTTGATGATGCTGTCTCTGCGATAAAGAGCCACCGCGCATTTTTTAACGACACCGACATCTCTTTTTTTGGCTTCTTGGATGCCGAGAGTACATGGCGACAGAAGGCTCAGGATAGCCTGCCGGGAATACGCTGGCTTTTCTTCAGTCGAGATGCCGACGTCGCTTTGCATCGAATTCCGCCTTTCTGCTGGATTCTGGTGGATCCAACGCTGCGTGTGCTGACCAGGGCGCCTTTACAGTTCCATCGGAGTTTTCTTTCAAGTCTGGCTCTCCTGCCTCCGCCCGCCATGCACGGAGGAAGTGTGATTGATCCGCCTGTTCTCATCGTTCCCCGAATATTTGAGCCTGATTTTTGCGCGGAACTCATTCGTCATTACGATTCGGACGGCGGTCAGCTGTCTGGATTTATGAGAGAAGTCGCCGGCCGAACGGTGGTTCAGCATGACTTGAATTATAAACGGCGGAGGGATGTCATCGTGGGCGAGGGTCCATTGAGAGATGCGACTCGTGCTAGAATTTCACGCCGGTTGGCTCCCCAGATCAGCCGGGCGTTTCAGTTCGATGCGACGAGGATCGAGCGCTACCTGATAGCCGCCTATGATGGCGATGAGGGTGGCTGGTTTCGGGCGCATCGCGACAACACCACAAAAGGCACAGCGCACCGAAAATTCGCCGTGTCGATTAATCTAAACGCAGACTACGACGGCGGCGAACTCCGTTTTCCGGAATATGGAAATCGGACATACAGGCCACCATTGGGGGGTGGCTGTGTTTTCTCATGCTCGTTATTGCACGAAGCAATCTCTGTAAGGCGCGGACGCCGATACGCATTCTTGCCTTTTCTGTATGATGAAGCGTCAGCGGCTATCCGTAAGGAAAATGCTGCCTTCCTGGGCCTGAAGGGCCTGGGAGATATCGAGCATTTCTAG
- a CDS encoding glycosyltransferase, giving the protein MTANNASIVVVCPTLLNHDAVGAATAALYRDLSLCPNWTVTLLSRRTERSDTPVTIVHSLGDLLMNRKFLEADLIIYIFAIYNELFDAMLIGNGRARQVVRFHNVTPVEFVDASQSDIIVKSLDQLRNFDVADEIWADSQENVDELLRRRIANGRAVRMPISVEPLIEASVLDKPAADNVNILYVGRFVPSKGIIDLINAISTARYYIPGVKLRMLGNLSSAPKEYLEKIISTIKEHNLESVIDVNGPVSADELARAYKCSHVFMTASHHEGFCVPVIEALAAGCVPVTYSNSNLRHISGGLGRLSAEDNPDSLAAALVDVVRAITAPSSIVLPLDRGDTPVAEFDNLSSRHLRTFAPDICAERVTRRVVDLLSMSQRDASSKSRITSVLDEKA; this is encoded by the coding sequence TTGACTGCTAATAACGCGAGTATTGTAGTTGTTTGTCCTACTTTGCTGAACCACGACGCCGTCGGGGCGGCCACAGCTGCGCTTTACCGTGATTTGTCGCTTTGTCCGAACTGGACCGTGACATTACTCAGCCGAAGAACCGAGCGATCTGATACGCCCGTAACGATCGTTCATTCGCTCGGCGATCTTCTGATGAACCGAAAATTTCTGGAAGCCGATCTGATCATATATATATTTGCAATATACAATGAACTATTTGACGCGATGCTTATCGGAAATGGTCGAGCTCGACAGGTGGTAAGGTTTCATAATGTAACTCCAGTAGAGTTTGTTGATGCTAGTCAATCGGACATCATTGTAAAATCGCTGGATCAGTTGCGAAATTTTGATGTTGCTGACGAAATCTGGGCGGATAGTCAAGAAAATGTGGATGAGCTTCTGCGCCGGCGGATCGCGAATGGCAGGGCCGTACGTATGCCGATATCGGTCGAGCCTCTCATTGAGGCAAGTGTATTGGATAAGCCTGCAGCAGACAATGTAAATATATTGTACGTGGGAAGATTTGTGCCTTCAAAAGGCATAATTGATCTTATAAATGCTATCTCAACGGCAAGGTATTATATACCAGGCGTAAAATTACGAATGCTTGGAAACCTCTCTAGTGCGCCAAAGGAATATTTAGAAAAGATAATATCGACCATAAAAGAGCATAATCTGGAATCGGTAATTGATGTCAACGGTCCCGTTTCGGCAGACGAGCTTGCAAGGGCCTACAAATGCTCACATGTGTTTATGACAGCGTCTCATCATGAGGGCTTTTGTGTCCCTGTTATCGAGGCCTTGGCGGCAGGTTGTGTTCCCGTCACTTATAGCAACAGCAATCTTCGCCACATTTCAGGCGGATTGGGACGCCTTTCAGCGGAGGATAATCCGGATAGCCTCGCGGCGGCCTTGGTGGATGTGGTGCGAGCAATTACTGCGCCGTCTTCGATCGTCCTTCCTCTGGACCGTGGAGACACGCCAGTGGCGGAGTTCGACAATCTTTCGTCGAGGCACCTTCGGACCTTCGCGCCAGATATTTGTGCTGAGCGTGTGACTCGACGTGTTGTCGATCTCCTATCTATGTCGCAGCGTGACGCCTCATCCAAGTCAAGGATTACGTCCGTGCTGGACGAGAAGGCGTGA
- a CDS encoding glycosyltransferase family 4 protein, translating into MIFVESNDNVYSGAMTTYFDITTTMSWGGPQVGITRVEREIAKRAINYSKNKIAHCFYHKSTRLYYVLNSEFAHSVLNHDWWIELSVAQNLPVAGLRRERDLFPLSLDQRTKNKGRLIKLLNNLTENMSLDEVLIYRNNSPLVPVNTPSGTVFLTVDKIIDGVLPLNGDAWIVNGGLDWEHKDIRDIRRLKAKYRFNYVAILYDIIPLLFPHYVVPFYVDLLKRYFGELFWTADFGLCISSTTRCDVKAHLSDWRMPDLPLSDWQLGSDLPSSLESTRLPKSLRGRPFLLYVSTIEPRKSHRTIVEAFERAVMDGKLSAEAVCVFVGRVGWNSENLLQEIQNNPNLQDRIILMSGVSDEMLLELYDNARFVVFPSRYEGYGLSLVEAMALGKACICGDAGSLREVGGDAPLYIDPIDIPAWSKAISMAFSDDEMVASLSLASKTLYEPVTWDQSAVQFFDRLDRHIETSE; encoded by the coding sequence ATGATCTTCGTAGAGAGCAATGATAATGTTTACTCTGGTGCCATGACAACTTACTTCGATATCACAACCACCATGTCTTGGGGCGGCCCCCAGGTTGGCATCACTCGCGTCGAGAGGGAGATCGCCAAGCGCGCGATAAATTATTCTAAGAACAAGATCGCTCATTGCTTTTATCACAAAAGCACACGTTTGTATTATGTCCTGAACTCTGAGTTCGCGCATTCCGTGCTTAACCACGACTGGTGGATAGAGTTGAGCGTTGCCCAGAATCTTCCAGTTGCAGGGCTTCGAAGAGAAAGAGACCTTTTTCCACTCTCATTAGATCAGCGCACGAAAAACAAAGGCAGGTTAATAAAGTTACTAAATAATCTGACGGAAAATATGTCGTTAGACGAAGTGTTGATTTATAGAAATAACAGTCCCTTAGTTCCGGTGAACACGCCATCTGGCACTGTGTTTTTAACGGTCGACAAAATTATAGATGGAGTCTTGCCTCTAAATGGTGACGCGTGGATTGTAAACGGCGGCTTGGACTGGGAGCATAAAGATATTCGAGATATTCGACGTCTTAAAGCAAAATATCGCTTTAATTATGTTGCCATACTATACGACATAATACCGCTTCTCTTTCCGCACTACGTTGTTCCGTTTTATGTTGATTTGTTAAAGAGGTACTTCGGGGAGTTGTTTTGGACGGCGGATTTCGGATTGTGTATATCATCAACTACGCGCTGTGATGTAAAAGCGCATCTATCCGATTGGCGTATGCCTGACCTGCCACTGTCGGACTGGCAGCTGGGATCGGATCTGCCTTCAAGTCTAGAGTCAACACGCTTGCCCAAATCGCTACGCGGGAGGCCGTTCCTCCTTTATGTTTCGACTATAGAGCCGCGAAAAAGTCATCGCACCATCGTCGAAGCCTTTGAGAGGGCTGTTATGGATGGAAAATTATCGGCGGAAGCTGTTTGTGTATTTGTTGGGCGTGTGGGTTGGAATTCCGAGAATTTACTCCAAGAAATCCAAAATAATCCCAATTTGCAAGATAGGATTATATTGATGTCTGGGGTGTCGGATGAAATGCTGCTGGAGCTATACGATAACGCGAGATTCGTCGTGTTTCCATCTCGCTATGAGGGTTACGGATTGTCGCTCGTGGAGGCCATGGCTTTGGGTAAGGCCTGTATTTGTGGCGATGCCGGCTCGCTGAGGGAGGTGGGCGGCGACGCGCCTCTATACATCGATCCCATCGACATCCCTGCGTGGTCGAAGGCGATCTCCATGGCTTTTTCAGACGACGAAATGGTGGCATCGCTATCGCTGGCGTCCAAGACTCTCTACGAGCCAGTGACTTGGGATCAGTCTGCTGTTCAATTTTTTGACCGCCTTGACCGACATATTGAGACCTCAGAGTGA
- a CDS encoding glycosyltransferase, translating to MKILAFGTYPTRRPVHGGQRRSAQIGAYYTAKGAEYEYACVYQPRTYSADVVGPNDYPFGAMEGLFAKVPFIDDLASGEFAANRPEVYEHFARLVDTFRPNVVQLEQPFLWPLVRRLLKERKLDDVKIVYSSHNLEAPLKFDLLESAGVSRDLNVQVECQIFDLENELADRADLIISVSKSESDIYRGMNGRQSPIVIRNGADRIGHVSKPIHAEELLREEYMVFVGSAYPPNVDGFCKYVLKYGLYGFPPEKRFAICGGVSEGIYQSGLYAPHQGSYQDRVQFFSQPSDSELSWIRLHAKGFLLPIESGGGSNLKTAEALSSGKWVVTTGKALRSFEDFGSEAGVIVADTPRLFRDAMLEVTYGAPLVLDHSQVAMREGLFWDKLMSESGLLERLSSVVETEMTVR from the coding sequence GTGAAGATTTTAGCATTTGGGACCTATCCCACACGTAGGCCCGTACACGGCGGACAACGTCGATCTGCACAGATCGGCGCATACTATACTGCTAAAGGTGCTGAGTATGAATACGCCTGCGTGTATCAACCGCGCACCTATTCGGCAGATGTTGTCGGTCCCAATGATTATCCGTTTGGGGCAATGGAAGGCCTATTCGCAAAGGTGCCTTTTATCGACGATCTTGCGAGCGGGGAGTTCGCCGCTAACCGACCTGAGGTCTATGAACATTTTGCCAGGCTTGTGGATACTTTCCGGCCTAATGTTGTCCAGCTTGAGCAGCCCTTCTTATGGCCTCTTGTTAGACGTCTTCTAAAGGAGCGTAAGCTGGACGACGTAAAGATTGTTTATTCTTCTCACAACCTAGAGGCCCCACTTAAGTTTGATCTTCTGGAGTCGGCGGGTGTGTCGCGAGACCTCAACGTACAGGTAGAGTGTCAGATATTCGACCTGGAGAATGAGCTCGCTGATCGTGCAGATCTAATCATATCGGTATCAAAATCAGAATCTGATATCTATCGTGGAATGAATGGTCGTCAGAGCCCGATTGTTATCAGGAACGGTGCTGATCGTATTGGCCACGTGTCTAAGCCGATACATGCTGAAGAGCTGCTGCGAGAAGAGTATATGGTCTTCGTTGGTAGCGCCTATCCGCCGAACGTCGATGGGTTCTGCAAATACGTCCTTAAATATGGTCTTTACGGTTTCCCTCCTGAAAAGCGATTTGCTATCTGTGGTGGCGTCAGTGAGGGCATCTACCAATCGGGTCTATACGCGCCTCATCAAGGTTCCTATCAGGATAGGGTGCAGTTCTTTAGCCAGCCCTCCGACAGTGAACTCTCATGGATCAGATTGCATGCCAAAGGTTTTCTGCTTCCCATAGAGAGTGGTGGAGGAAGCAATTTGAAAACCGCCGAGGCGCTAAGCAGCGGGAAGTGGGTCGTGACGACCGGAAAAGCGCTAAGATCATTCGAAGATTTTGGCAGCGAGGCCGGCGTGATCGTCGCGGATACACCGCGCTTGTTTCGCGATGCGATGCTAGAGGTCACATATGGAGCACCGTTGGTGCTAGATCATAGTCAGGTCGCTATGAGGGAAGGGCTGTTTTGGGACAAACTGATGTCCGAGAGTGGTTTGCTGGAGCGCTTGTCAAGCGTTGTTGAGACGGAAATGACGGTCCGCTGA
- a CDS encoding tetratricopeptide repeat protein — protein MDIVRFLRRKLARPFVRDGKKYQARRDWEGALECYNKAARILGHSPGLSFSIGNILVELGMFDAAQESYAKASQDPQFLTRIMVAQAGMEERRGQWSAAIDAWERVLQDMASMEQSGRKQEWAMTPAKVLLHLAKCRQANGADLESERDFNLALVLDPSSRLDHEAVLMRSRLLAKTSKQASYSLLERGRRKFPADQGIALALIQCALDVGRREDASRLGREWLASAPGDALALRLLEVNGLAPSPAPES, from the coding sequence ATGGATATTGTTCGGTTTCTTCGCCGTAAGCTTGCTCGTCCCTTCGTTCGAGACGGCAAGAAATATCAAGCCCGCCGTGATTGGGAGGGCGCCTTGGAGTGCTATAACAAGGCCGCACGTATTTTGGGTCATAGTCCCGGCCTCTCTTTCAGCATTGGCAATATTCTGGTTGAACTTGGTATGTTTGACGCGGCTCAGGAGAGTTACGCTAAGGCGAGCCAAGATCCACAGTTTTTAACTCGAATCATGGTTGCTCAAGCGGGGATGGAAGAGCGTCGCGGTCAATGGAGCGCAGCCATAGACGCTTGGGAACGAGTTCTCCAGGACATGGCCAGCATGGAGCAGTCTGGCCGAAAGCAGGAATGGGCGATGACGCCAGCGAAAGTGTTATTGCACCTTGCCAAATGCCGCCAAGCCAATGGTGCCGATCTTGAAAGCGAACGCGATTTCAATCTCGCGCTTGTGTTAGACCCTTCATCGCGCCTCGACCATGAAGCCGTCCTGATGCGCTCCCGGCTTCTCGCCAAGACCTCAAAACAAGCATCCTATAGCCTGCTGGAAAGAGGCCGCCGGAAATTTCCTGCCGATCAAGGGATCGCGCTGGCCTTAATCCAGTGTGCTCTGGATGTCGGACGAAGAGAGGATGCTTCGCGCCTTGGCCGCGAATGGCTTGCCAGCGCTCCGGGTGACGCCTTGGCGCTGCGCCTACTTGAAGTGAATGGGCTTGCGCCAAGCCCTGCGCCGGAAAGTTAG